Proteins from a single region of Catenulispora acidiphila DSM 44928:
- a CDS encoding TetR/AcrR family transcriptional regulator, producing the protein MVGPAPPPRTPRRNPVDVVAATARRAPRARALRVDALRNRERIVAAARDLFTEVGSQAPIDEVARRAGIGNATVYRHFPDRDALVLAVVRSVLKRTGDRAEAALAQGHDPFDALTRFVLAAADEQIGAMCVMLDGAYDPGDPEVKALEGRLNGLVETMLARAKHAGMLRADVDLADIIVAVAQLTRPLPDLVTVRRSSRRYLQLFLDGLRTPAHSTLPAEG; encoded by the coding sequence ATGGTCGGGCCCGCACCCCCGCCCCGAACGCCCAGGAGGAACCCCGTGGACGTCGTGGCCGCCACCGCCCGCCGCGCCCCGCGCGCCCGAGCCCTTCGCGTCGACGCCCTGCGCAACCGCGAGCGCATCGTGGCCGCCGCCCGCGACCTGTTCACCGAGGTCGGCTCGCAGGCGCCGATCGACGAGGTCGCCCGGCGCGCCGGCATCGGCAACGCGACCGTCTACCGGCACTTCCCCGACCGCGACGCGCTGGTGCTCGCCGTGGTCCGCAGCGTGCTGAAGCGGACCGGCGACCGCGCCGAGGCCGCGCTGGCGCAGGGGCACGACCCGTTCGACGCGCTGACCCGCTTCGTGCTCGCCGCGGCCGACGAGCAGATAGGCGCGATGTGCGTGATGCTAGACGGCGCCTACGACCCGGGCGACCCGGAGGTCAAGGCTTTGGAGGGGCGGCTGAACGGGCTCGTGGAGACGATGCTGGCGCGGGCGAAGCACGCCGGGATGCTGCGCGCGGATGTGGATCTGGCCGACATCATCGTGGCGGTCGCGCAGCTGACGCGGCCGTTGCCGGATCTGGTCACCGTGCGGCGGAGTTCGCGGCGGTATCTGCAGCTGTTCCTGGACGGGCTGCGGACGCCGGCGCACTCGACGCTGCCGGCCGAAGGCTGA
- a CDS encoding oxidoreductase, translating to MTNETPGGVLTLAEDLTLTRVGYGAIQLAGPVAWGPPRDRGEAIAVLRAVVDAGITHIDTSDYYGPYVVNDLIREALHPYPRQLRIATKVGARRTPDRGWPAALSGPELVQAVHDNLRRLDVPALDLVNLRMTDTLAASDIRAPFTVLAELREQGLIRNLGVSNVGIDQLEAARAIAPVVAVQNHYNVAFRQDDDLVDHCAAHGIAFVPFFPLGGFRPLQLEALDHVAGDLGRTPRQVALAWLLHRSPTTLLIPGTSRVAHLRENIDAAAIELPGAALATLEAIAGRPAAKQTG from the coding sequence ATGACGAACGAAACCCCTGGCGGCGTCCTCACCCTGGCCGAGGACCTGACACTCACCCGCGTCGGCTACGGCGCGATCCAGCTGGCGGGTCCGGTGGCGTGGGGACCTCCGCGCGACCGCGGCGAAGCGATCGCGGTCCTGCGCGCCGTGGTCGATGCCGGCATCACCCACATCGACACCAGCGACTACTACGGCCCGTACGTGGTCAACGATCTGATCCGGGAAGCGCTGCACCCCTATCCGCGGCAGCTGCGGATCGCGACGAAGGTCGGCGCCCGCCGCACCCCGGACCGCGGCTGGCCCGCCGCGCTCTCCGGGCCCGAGCTGGTCCAGGCTGTGCACGACAACCTCCGGCGGCTCGACGTGCCCGCCCTCGATCTGGTGAACCTGCGGATGACCGACACCTTGGCCGCCTCCGACATCCGCGCGCCGTTCACGGTTCTGGCCGAACTGCGCGAGCAAGGCCTGATCCGAAATCTGGGAGTCAGCAACGTCGGTATCGACCAGCTCGAGGCCGCGCGGGCGATCGCGCCGGTCGTCGCGGTGCAGAACCACTACAACGTCGCTTTTCGGCAGGACGACGACCTCGTGGACCACTGCGCCGCGCACGGCATCGCGTTCGTGCCGTTCTTCCCGCTCGGCGGGTTCCGTCCGCTCCAGCTCGAGGCCCTCGACCACGTCGCGGGGGACCTGGGACGCACCCCGCGGCAGGTCGCCCTCGCTTGGCTGCTGCACCGCTCGCCGACGACGCTGCTGATCCCCGGGACCTCCCGGGTCGCGCACCTGCGCGAGAACATCGACGCCGCCGCGATCGAGCTGCCCGGGGCGGCGCTGGCGACCCTCGAGGCGATCGCCGGCCGGCCGGCGGCGAAACAAACGGGATGA
- a CDS encoding Lrp/AsnC family transcriptional regulator: protein MDEIDRRIVQCLLYEGRAPFRRIAEVAEVSQQTVARRYRALRADGAVRVRALPSHGARGEATWFVRIQTRPDATDALAEALAAREDTAYVSITSGGAEIVCQTRTDPGAAGGSVLHRLPRTAQVLAYQAHAVLHMHVGDGTKWLAFDDPLAPDQLDRLRGDAIPAPAPSGLDGALRDSDAPLLTELARDGRASAAELARATGWPETRVSTRLDALLTNGALHIAVDLAYPRFGFAAAAYLWLTVTPGDLTAVGDALAQYPETTFAAAVTGSANLLVTVTCRTLEDLYRYVTARVGALDAVRQVDVVPVLHRLKQAGTHLSDGRLLPG, encoded by the coding sequence ATGGACGAGATCGACCGGAGAATCGTGCAGTGCCTGCTTTATGAAGGCCGCGCTCCCTTCCGGCGGATCGCCGAGGTCGCCGAGGTTTCGCAGCAGACTGTCGCGCGCCGCTATCGGGCACTGCGCGCCGATGGTGCGGTCCGCGTCCGGGCGCTGCCCTCCCACGGCGCGCGGGGCGAGGCGACCTGGTTCGTCCGCATCCAGACCCGCCCCGACGCCACCGACGCGCTCGCCGAAGCGCTGGCGGCCCGCGAGGACACCGCGTACGTGTCCATCACCTCCGGCGGCGCCGAGATCGTCTGCCAGACCCGCACCGACCCCGGCGCGGCCGGCGGCTCGGTCCTGCATCGGCTTCCGCGGACTGCGCAAGTACTCGCCTATCAGGCGCACGCCGTCCTGCACATGCACGTCGGCGACGGAACCAAATGGCTCGCCTTCGACGATCCCCTGGCTCCCGACCAACTCGATCGCCTGCGCGGCGATGCCATACCGGCGCCCGCCCCCTCAGGGCTCGACGGCGCTCTGCGCGACAGCGACGCTCCCCTGCTGACCGAACTCGCTCGCGACGGCCGCGCGAGTGCCGCCGAACTCGCCCGCGCCACCGGCTGGCCCGAGACTCGCGTCTCAACGCGCTTGGACGCGTTGCTCACCAACGGCGCGCTGCACATCGCGGTCGATCTCGCCTATCCCCGGTTCGGATTCGCCGCCGCCGCGTACCTGTGGCTCACCGTCACCCCGGGTGATCTCACCGCCGTCGGCGACGCGCTGGCTCAATACCCTGAGACGACCTTCGCTGCCGCCGTCACCGGCTCGGCCAACCTGCTGGTCACCGTCACCTGCCGCACGCTCGAAGACCTCTACCGCTACGTCACCGCCAGAGTCGGCGCCTTGGACGCGGTGCGCCAGGTCGACGTCGTCCCGGTTCTGCACCGCCTCAAGCAGGCCGGCACTCACTTGAGCGACGGACGGCTGCTGCCCGGGTAG